In Rhinopithecus roxellana isolate Shanxi Qingling chromosome 16, ASM756505v1, whole genome shotgun sequence, a single genomic region encodes these proteins:
- the SECISBP2 gene encoding selenocysteine insertion sequence-binding protein 2 isoform X9 — protein MLLAILLHVQETLSTELSPAPKNVTSVINLKTIASSADPKNVSIPSSEALSSDRSYNKEKHIVHPTQKSKASQGSDLEQNEASRKSKKKKEKFTSKYEVLTVQEPPRIEDAEEFPNLAVASERRDRIETPKFQSKQQPQDNFRNNVKKSQLPVQLDLGGVLTALEKKQHSQHAKQSSKPVVVSVGAVPVLSKECASGERGRRVSQMKTPHNPLDSSAPLMKKGKQREIPKAKKPTSLKKIILKERQERKQQRLQENAVSPAFTSDDTQDGESGGDDQVPEQAEPSGPEGMDEPISTPAIEGKSEEPPGTELQRDTEASHLAPNHTTFPKIHSRRFRDYCSQMLSKEVDACVTDLLKELVRFQDRMYQKDPVKAKTKRRLVLGLREVLKHLKLKKLKCVIISPNCEKIQSKGGLDDTLHTIIDYACEQNIPFVFALNRKALGRSLNKAVPVSVVGIFSYDGAQDQFHKMVELTMAARQAYKTMLENVQQELAGEPRPQAPPSPPTQGPSCPAEDGPPALTEKEEPHYIEIWKKHLEAYSPCALELEESLEASTSQMMNLNL, from the exons ATGCTGCTAGCAATTCTCCTTCATGTACAAGAG ACATTATCTACAGAACTATCACCAGCCCCTAAAAATGTTACTTCTGTGATAAACTTAAAGACCATTGCTTCATCAGCAGATCCTAAAAATGTTAGTATACCATCTTCTGAAGCTTTATCTTCGGATCGTTCctacaacaaagaaaaacacattgtTCATCCTACCCAAAAG TCTAAAGCATCACAAGGTAGCGACCTTGAACAAAATGAAGCCTCAagaaagagtaagaaaaagaaagaaaaatttacatcAAAATATGAAGTCCTGACAGTTCAAGAGCCTCCAAGGATtgaa GATGCCGAGGAATTTCCCAACCTGGCAGTTGCAtcagaaagaagagacagaataGAGACACCAAAATTTCAATCTAAACAGCAGCCACAG GATAACTTTAGAAACAATGTAAAGAAGAGCCAGCTTCCAGTGCAGCTGGATTTGGGGGGCGTGCTGACAGCCCTGGAGAAGAAGCAGCACTCTCAGCATGCAAAGCAGTCCTCCAAACCAGTGGTAGTCTCAG TTGGAGCAGTGCCAGTCCTTTCCAAAGAATGTGCGTCAGGGGAGAGAGGCCGTCGCGTGAGTCAAATGAAGACCCCACACAATCCCTTGGACTCCAGCGCCCCGCTGATGAagaaagggaagcagagggagATCCCCAAGGCCAAGAAGCCAACCTCACTGAAGAAG attattttgaaaGAACGGCAAGAGAGAAAGCAGCAGCGTCTCCAAGAAAATGCTGTGAGTCCAGCTTTTACCAGTGATGACACACAAGATGGAGAGAGTGGTGGTGATGACCAGGTTCCTGAGCAGGCAGAGCCCTCAG GGCCAGAGGGGATGGACGAACCGATCTCCACTCCTGCGATTGAGGGCAAGTCTGAAGAGCCACCAGGCACAGAACTCCAGAGGGACACAGAGGCCTCCCACCTTGCTCCCAATCACACCACCTTCCCTAAGATCCACAGCCGCAGATTCAGGGA TTACTGCAGCCAGATGCTTAGTAAAGAAGTGGATGCTTGTGTTACCGACCTACTCAAAGAACTGGTCCGTTTCCAAGACCGTATGTACCAGAAAGATCCAGTCAAGGCCAAGACTAAACGTCGACTTGTGTTGGGGTTGAGGGAAGTTCTCAAACACCTGAAGCTCAAAAAACTGAAATGTGTCATTATTTCTCCCAACTGTGAGAAGATACAGTCAAAAG GTGGGCTGGATGACACTTTGCACACAATTATTGATTATGCCTGTGAGCAGAACATTCCCTTTGTGTTTGCTCTCAACCGCAAAGCTCTGGGGCGCAGTTTGAATAAGGCAGTTCCTGTCAGCGTGGTAGGGATCTTCAGCTACGATGGGGCCCAG GATCAGTTCCACAAGATGGTTGAGCTGACAATGGCGGCCCGACAGGCGTACAAGACCATGCTGGAGAATGTGCAGCAGGAGCTGGCGGGAGAACCCAGGCCTCAGGCACCTCCCAGCCCACCCACACAGGGCCCCAGCTGCCCTGCAGAAGATGGCCCCCCAGCCCTGACAGAAAAAGAAGAGCCACACTACA ttGAAATCTGGAAAAAACATCTGGAAGCATACAGTCCATGTGCCCTGGAGCTAGAGGAATCCTTGGAGGCTTCAACCTCTCAAATGATGAATTTGAATTTATGA